The DNA segment AAAAGAGGCCATTGATGCCATCAACAGATACATCAAGTTAGCCCCCGGCGAGGCCAACCCCTACGATACCCGCGGGGATCTGTATGCAGAGACGGGAAATATTGATTCCGCGCTGGAATCTTACCGAAAGGCACTCGCAATTAAACCGGATTTTCTGGAATCATTGAAAAAGACCGGATTTATGTATATGTTCAAGGAGCGGTACCAGCAGGCCGAAAGTTGCTACCATGCCTATATCTCCAATCTTCCGCGTAAGCAAAGAGGCTATTGGCGCGCTTCGCTGACATATATACCGAGTTTCCGGGGACGGTTCCGCGAAGGGCTCCGCATCGCCGATGAGTGCATTTCAGCCAATAAGATCGATGGCATGGAAAATACCAATTGGGTCCTGTACACTCTCAAATCGGATATGTATAATTATCTCGGGCGGCCCGATTCGGCTCTGGCCATGATTAAGATGGCGATGGCCATAGAGGACAAAGAAAGGCAGCACGAAAGTGGTTTGGAAAGTTGGCAGGCGGTCATGTATCTGAAGACCGGCGATACGGCATCGGCGAATCTTCTTGTCGCCCGGTTGGAACGAGTGGCTCAATCGGAAAATGATTTTGATATTGAGGAATATTGGAGCGCCAGGGGAATGATAGCCCTGGAACTGGGAGACTATACTGCGGCAATTGAATATTTGGGGAAACATGACAGCCTTTCTGAGGGCATGATCGGAAACGATTTGCTGGCAAAGGCATGTTTATACGCGGGAAACTATAAGCGCGCCGCAGAGATGCTTGAGATAATGCAGACGAAATACAGCGAGAATAATGCCATAAGCGGAGCTCATTTTGTCGAAGGATATTATTGGCTCGGTCGCGCCTATGACGAGATGGGAAAAAAGGACAAGGCGCGAGCCAATTTGGAGAAATTCCTATCGATCTGGAAGGATGCCGACCCGGGACTGAAAGAAGTCGAAGACGCCGGGGCACGATTGTCAAAATTGAGAGTTGGATAATTTTCATTCCGGGATGTGGCGGCCGTTAGACATTATTCCGGAATTATTAATAAAAACCACATAAAAAGCCGTTATTGGGACAAAAGCAAAATGCATAACCCCCGCGTCGGTTTTGCGCCGAACAGCGGGGGTGGTAACATCTATGTTATTGTGACGGCTTCTGACGGCGGAAATTCCGCCCCTGTCGAAAATCACAACTTCGTCATAGTAAGACAGATATTTATACTGTGACCCAGGGCGTGGGGATTGGTCGAGGATATATCAATGATTGCATTGGCGCCCAACGCCTGGTCCAGATCCAGTTCCAGTTTCTTGGATAGATCCCATGTGACCTTTTGGCCATCGATATCGACCACAAGTTTCTGCGGCGGCTGGTCGCTTTCAATGGCGGCGGTGAATTCGAGACGGTACGACCCTGCGTCATTCCGGAACATCCAGATTATCTCTTTCTGGTTGCAGGCCAGACGGGAACAGAGCGTCAAGGGGCCATCGGGGCCCGGTTCGACAATGATGACCGTATCGACATGCCCGGTGGTATCATGCACGAAAACCGTATCGACATGAAAGGTGGTATCGACAATAATCAGCGTATCGGTTTGATTGGTCGTGTCGGTAATAATCAGGGTATCGATATGGTTGATAGTATCCACAATGATGAGGGTATCGGTGTGATTGGTGCTGTCGATGACAATGACGGTGTCGTAATAAATAATCGTATCGGTGCCGGGATTTACGGGAGTCAGGTTCCTGGAATTTATATTATCCATGGGATCGGAGCAGTTGGCGATAAATTGCAGTGCCAGGACCAGGACCGCAAAAGCCAAAAATATTATAATCCGTTTCATCTTTCGCCTCCGAAAGTTTTATGAGCCATGATTGAAAGCATAAATTGGTCGTTGTCGGTATGGGAAAATTCATTGCCGGCGAGGCGGTGCCGTGACGGGTTATAGCAACCGGTGAGGGAAAGAAATTCTACCGGCGTATAGCGCAGGCCGAAAAGAGGCCCCTCGGACATCCTTACATATTGATAGTATAACTGCGAAATCTCCTCGATTCGAACCCAGCCGCCGACAAAACCGAGCGGCAACCGGTCAAACGGATAGACGATCACATCCGCGCCGGCCAGCCGCCGCCGGGTGGAGAGGTCCGAGCCGGCGACGGAGAAGGTACTCTTCCAGAAGGTATGGCCGACCAGGGCTTCGACGAATATAATCCGTCGCCACGTTAACGATCCGGTCACCAGAGGAATCGCACCGAAGGGGGATGAGGATAATCCCCCTCCCAGGCGCAGGCCAAAATTCTCGACGAACGTGACCGTGCTTTCCGGGATTTCGACAATATGTTTTTCGAGAGGGGGTCGTTTTTCCAGATCGGCCAGCCGCGAATCAAAACTCTCCATGGTGCGATCGATGCGGATACCGGCGAAACGATATTGCTCGCCTTCAAATTTATCGTCAGTCGATTGGATAATAATCTGAGTGGAATCAACCCGGAATTCCGTTATCAGCAGATTGCGAAGAACATGGGCGCGGCCGAGCGCCAGGCCGGGATTCAGGGCATCGTTGTTCTGCCTGTACTTGGTACCGTCGGCGCCGCCGGTGACAATGGCCCGCGCCAGCGGATATTTATGCAGGGTATCGGCGATGGCTTTAATTTGCGGGAGGTATGGTTTGAACAACTCCGTTTTGACACTTCCGCCGACGCCGGTAGGGAAATCAGAAATTACCACTTCCTGCGCCATGAGACTCGATGTTAGAAGAAGAAGGCAGAAAGGGACCCAAAATATAGACTTAATCATAAGTCCTCCTGATACCATTGCCGGTCTGCCGGAAGCAGTTTTGCACGTTGCCGGCAAAGCATACTCCAATTTTTTGGCCTCATCGATTTTAGGGAGGATCGATCAGGATACTTCAAACATCAAGATGAACCACTGAAGTGTCCTTGTAAAGATGCAGGTTATTGCATCTTTTGTCCCTCCGCAATCGAAAGAAGGCATTATTTTTATTCTGTCCGTCATCTCAAGTCTTTTGAACCAAATGGCTTTGACGGACTTCAGGACTCAGTTCGTGCAAAAACCGTTCCTGATGACTCTGAAATATTTTTGACGATAATTTTGAACGGCCGCAAATAAAGATGAAAGCGCCGCTTACGACGTAAATTACATTCGGGGAGAATGTAACAGGGCCAAGAAAATTTAATTAATCAAATGGGAAATTTATTGAGATCTCCTTCTGCCGCATTTACAACCACATCATCATCTCTTCGTGATCGATGTACCGGCCGTCGGGGAGTTTGTACTCATGTAATATCAGGCCGGTCGTGAAAAAGCCGAGGGAAGTGTACAGGGTCCGGGCACCGGTCTGAGTTAACGCCACCACCAGATTCAGTATTTCCAGCCCCTCCATCCGGCGGGCCTCTTCAATCAATTTAAGCATCAATTGGCGGCTTATACCCCGGCCGCGGGCTTCCGGCCGGGTATAGACCGACCAGATCCAGCCGCGGTGTTTCTCTTTAATGCTGTCTTCACGGCGGAACGCCACCGATCCGAGCAGGCGATCGCCGTCAAAAGCCCCCAGTACGAAATTCTCGGGAAAAGTTTCTTTGGGGGTCATCCATTCCGCGAATTTCTCATCGGCCATTTCGGCGACTTCGTCGGGTGTCTGCCCGAACGCCTCGGGATGCTTGCCGCACATCTCGATCCGGAGTTCGCGAAAGGCGGAGGAATCGTCGATAGTTAGTTTGCGTATTTGCATGATGCTCATAATATGAGAATTTTTCCAAAGAAGCAATAGCCGAATTGAGGGGAGAGGGAGGGACAAAAAAGGGGTGACGCTTCGGTCACCCCGTAAAGGAAATTATAAATGGAAATCTATCATCCGGCCGCTTTGGTCGCCGCCTTTTCGCCGGCTGGGGCGGGTTGGTCGAATGGAATTCCCATCACATATTTATGCATCGCCCGGGCCGCCACTTTGCCGGCTCCGGCCGCCAAAATCACGGTGGCCCCGCCGGTTACGATATCGCCGCCGGCAAAGACGCCGGGGCGGGAGGTCATCTGGGTGTTCGGATCAACTTCGATATTGCCCCACTTATTGGTTTTCAAACCGGGAGTGGTCTGCGGAATGAGCGGATTAGACGAGTTACCGACCGCGACGACCACGGTATCGACCGGAAGGACGAAATTGGAGCCGGGGATCTCGACGGGGCGGCGGCGCCCGGAGGCATCGGGCTCGCCCAGTTCCATCTTGACGCATTCCATCGCTTTCACCCAACCGTTTTCATCGCCAATGTATTTAACGGGATTGGTCAGAAACATGAACTGAACCCCTTCCTGTTCGGCGTGATGAATTTCTTCCTTACGGGCGGGCATTTCGGTCCGGCTGCGGCGATAGACAATGTATGCGTTTTTGGCCCCGAGACGAAGCGAAGTCCTGACCGAGTCCATAGCGGTGTTACCGCCGCCAAGCACCGCGACATTCTCGCCGACAAAGATAGGGGTGTCATGATTGGGAAAATCGTACGCAGCCATCAGATTGGAGCGGGTGAGAAATTCATTGGAGGAATAAACCCCATTGAGATTCTCGCCTTCGATTTTCATGAAGTTGGGCAGGCCGGCCCCGGTGCCGATGAAGATGGCATCGAAACCCTGCTCGAAGAGTTCGTCGACCGTGTCCAGTTTGCCGATGACAAAACTGGTGTGCACATCGACGCCCATCTTCTGAAGATATTCCACTTCCGATTTTACGATCGCTTTAGGGAGGCGGAATTCCGGTATCCCGTAAATAAGCACCCCGCCCGGTTTATGGAGGGCCTCGTAAATGACGACTTTATGCCCCAATAGCGCCATATCGGCCGCTACGGTCAGTCCGGCCGGGCCGGCACCGACGACCGCGATCTTCTTTCCGGTCGCGGGAGGCATTTCGGGAACCTCGATGTCGCCGTGCTCTCTTTCGTAATCGGCCACGAATCGTTCCAGATTACCGACCGCTATCGCGCCGTATTTCTTGGTCATGACGCAGACTTTTTCGCACTGCTCTTCCTGCGGGCAGACTCGTCCGCAGATAGCCGGCAGGGCATTGGTCTTCTTAATGACTTTCGCGGCCTGGCTGAATTTGCCTTCGGTGACGAGTTTGATGAACCCCGGTATATCGACTTCCACCGGGCAGCCGTTCATGCAGAGCGGTTTCGGACAGGCCAGGCAGCGCCGGGCCTCCGTAATTGCCAGTTCCGGTGTCAGTCCGTGGGGAACTTCGCGGAAATTCTTGATTCGGGCCTTAGGATCCTGCTCCGGCATTTTCTGCCGCGGAATTTTAACTCTATCTTTTTTATCCAGGGGCTGATTCTTGTTTTCTTCTGTCATAGTGCACTCTCTTCAGTCGGCTTTTTTCTGGAGTTCGTTTATTTTTTCGCCGAGGTGGCAACCCTCGTGAAGGAACCGCTCATAAGATACTTTTTCGTAGCGGACATACATCTTCATCCGCTTGGTCATCTCTTCGAAATTGACCTCGTGACCGTCGAAATCGGGCCCATCGACACAGGCGAATTTGGTCTTGCCTCCGACCGTCACCCGGCAGGCGCCGCACATTCCGGTGCCATCGACCATAATCGGATTGAGGGAAACGAAAGTTTTGATTTTCGGTTCGCGGGTAGTGTTGACCACGGCTTTCATCATCGGGACCGGCCCGATGGCAATAACCATATCGATCTTTTCGCCGTCGTCGATCATCTTCTTCAGAATGGTGGTGACAAACCCGTGGGTTCCGAAAGAGCCGTCATCGGTCGAAATCAGCAGGCGATCCGATGCCGAGGTTAATTCGTCGCGGAATATCAGAAGACCCTCGGTGCGGGCGCCGATGATTGTGGTCACTTTGTTGCCGGCGTCTCTCAAAGTTTGCGCGATTGGATAGATGGGGGGAATACCGACCCCGCCGCCGATACAAACGCAATGGCCGAATTTCTCGACATGGGAAGGTATCCCCAGCGGGCCGACGACGTCGGCGAAATAATCGCCGGTTTTCATAGCGTTCATCGAGGCCGAAGTCTTGCCGACTTCTTGAATGACAACCGTGAGAATGCCGCGTTCCTTATCCAATCCTCCAATCGACATCGGGACGCGTTCCCCCATTTCGTCTTTGCGCAGGATAACAAACTGCCCCGCCCGGGCCTTTCGCACCACATGAGGAGCCTCGATTCGGAATTGATGAATCTTCTCGCAGAGCTCCCGTTTATCCAGAATCTTGAACAAAATACCTCCGGGTTAATCAATAATAGAAAATAATACTATTTTTGACCTATTTTTTCAACTATTTCTTTGGTATCCCTTGCGATGACCAGTTCTTCGTTAGTGGGAATGGCCAAAACCTTAAGTTTGGCGCTGTCGGTCGATATGATCATATCTTTGGAGACAGCGGCCTGGTTTCTGGAATCATCCAGTTCGACTCCAAGGAATTCCAGTCCTTTGCAGGTCAACTGCCTCACCACGGGAGAATTTTCTCCCACACCCGCGGTGAAGACTATGGCATCGATCCCTCCCATGGCGGCCGCATAGGCGCCTATATATTTCCGGAGACGGTAGCAATAGATATCGAGAGCCAGTCTGGCATTGTCATTACCCTTGCCGGCGGCATCAATGATTTCCCGCATATCAGAAGAAACACCGGAAATGCCTATCAAACCGGAATGTTTATTTAAAAGGGTATTGGCCTCGTTGAGACTCAATTCCTCCCGGCCCATGATCCAGAGGGGAATGGCCGGATCGATATCGCCGGAACGGGTTCCCATCAAGAGACCCTCAAGAGGGGTGAAGCCCATGGAGGTATCGACAGAGACCCCGCGATCGACCGCGGCGATGGAGGCGCCGTTGCCGAGATGGCAGGTGACTATTTTCAACTTATCGATCGGCTTACCGATTATTTCGGCGGCCCGATGGGAGACATAGGAATGCGATGTTCCGTGGAAACCATACCGCCGGATACCATAATTCTTGTACATGACATAAGGAATGCCGTAAACATAGGCCATAGCCGGCATCTGATGATGGAAAGCGGTATCGAATACCGCGACCTGCGGGATGCCCGGAAGCGTTTTTTCGCAGGCCTGAATGCCGCGGATATTATGGGGATTATGCAGGGGGGCAATATCGATAAGATTGCGGATTTCGGAGAGAACCTCTTTGTCGATCAGAATCGACTCCGTGAACCGCTCGCCGCCGTGGACAACGCGGTGGCCAACAGCGTGAATTTCCGACTTGTCTTTAATCACGCCATGGTTGGTCGAGAGAAGAATGGTGATTACGTAGCCGATGGCGGCGATATGGTCCAGAATTTCTCCCGAGACCTTCACTTCTTTGCGGTCATACGGTTTGTGGGTCAGGATGGCTCCCGACATTCCGATCCGCGAGACCATGCCACGGGCGAGCGTTTTTTCCTCATCCATATTGAAAAACTGATATTTGATGGATGATGAGCCGGCATTAACAACCAATATATTCATTTCTTTATCCGCCAGGTTCCGGAGGTGGTTTTATCGCAGGGAATGCGATTTCCCTCCTTATCGTATTTGAAAAAGCCCTCGCCGGTTTTGACTCCGAGATGTCCGGCGCGGACCATTTTTCGCAACAGGGGACAGGGATTATACTTGTGTTCGGAGAGTTCCTGGAGAAGATTTTCCATCCAGGACATCACGACATCGAGTCCCATCATATCGGCCAGCGCGAGCGGCCCGACATTGAACCCGTAACCGAGTTTCATGGCCGTGTCGATATCATCGGCCGAAGAAACGCCCTCCATCAGCACATGCATCGCCTCATTCAGGAGCGGTACGATGATGCGGGTGGTGACATAACCGGGATATTCATAAACCAGAATCGGGGTTTTGCCGAGAAGGTCGGCGAATTCCCGGGCCTTTTGATAGGTGCTGTCCGAGGTTTTCAATCCGCGCACCACTTCCACCAGCGGAATCTTGGGGACGGGATTGAGGAAATGCATGCCAATAACGCGATCGGGGCGGTTGGTAGCATTGGCCAATTCGCTTATGGAAATCGTGGCCGTATTGGTGACAAAAATGGTGTCTTCCGGGCAAAGAGTGTCAAGCTTTTTGAGCATGTCACTTTTCATTTCCAAATCTTCCGGAATCGCTTCTATGACAAGGGCCGCTTCTTTGACAATTTCCATGTCACCATGGGGCGTGATCCGCGCAAGAATCGCCTTCTTGTCGGACTGTGTCAGGGCCCAACGGGTGATGGCGTGATCAAGGCTGTCGTCAATTTTCTCCAAACCATATTTGGCGAGTTTTATGGTTCGGTCGAGCAGAATCACCTCGGTTCCAGTGGTGGCGATGGCTTCGGCCAACCCCTGACCCATAACTCCGGCGCCGATGATGATTATTCTATTTGCAGGCATACCGCAAATCTCCTAAGAAAGTGAAAAAAGTAACAAACAACGGTCTAATATATGCAATCGCAACATTCCCGCAAGGCTTTTTTGGCAAAGGAGATGACGGCCGATTTGGGCGACTCGCCAAATGGCGGACGGGGCGAGAGGTATAACCATCCGGCCGTCAAGGCAATTTGGTATGGGATAAGTCGTCCGGGCGGCCGCCTAATATTTTGCTTGACATAAGCGATAAATATTAATAAAATTGACAGCTTAGGATTATTTGCGAACATAGCGTAGTTCAATGAGTTGAATGGGCGATTAGCTCAGATGGTTAGAGTACTTGCTTGACATGCAAGGGGTCACTGGTTCGATTCCAGTATCGCCCACCATTTTCCGGCGGGGTATAAGCCGTATAATGGATATGGTTTATGCCCGCTTATAATTAAGAGAAGATAATGAGCGACAAAGAGGTTAAAATAAAATTTCCTGACGGATCGGAAAAGAAATATCCGTCGGGCATTACCGGTCTGGAACTGGCCCACAGCATTTCGCCGCGGCTGGCCAAGGATGCCATCGCGGTCAAATTCGACGGCACCGTGAGGGATTTGAACGGTCGGCTCGAAGCCGACGGCCCGGTTGAAATTTTGACTTTCGATTCACCGGAAGGGAAAAGCGTTTTCTGGCATTCGACCGCCCATATCATGGCGCAGGCGGTGCAGGAATTATTTCCGGGTGCACGGCTGGCGATAGGGCCGCCGATCGAAGAGGGCTTCTATTATGATTTCGAAGTCGAGAAGCCGTTTTCGCCCGAGGATTTGCAGAAAATAGAAAATAAAATGGCGGAAATAATCGGCCAGAAGGCGGCTTTCAAAAGGGAGGAAATTTCCCGCGAGGAGGCGCTCAAGGAATTTGCCGGACGCGGAGAAAATTATAAGGTTGCGCTTCTGAACGAGGATATTCTGGATGATCGTGTCACCGTGTACCGTCACTCCACTTTCGAGGATCTCTGCCGCGGTCCCCATATCCCGGACACCGGCGTGGTCAAGGCTTTCAAGTTAACTTCGTCATCGGGCGCCTACTGGCGGGGCGACGAAAAAAACAAAATGCTCCAGCGGATTTACGGTATTTCGTTCCCCAAGAAAGCGATGCTCGATGAATATTTGGCCCGTCTGGAAGAAGCCAAGAAGCGTGATCACCGGGACCTGGGGAAGCAATTAGGGCTTTTCCATATTACCAATGATGTCGGCGCCGGACTGGTTCTATGGTTGCCGAAAGGGGCTGTCATTCGGAATGAAATCGAGAATTTTTGGCGGCAGGAGCATGCCCGTTTCGGCTATAATATCGTTTTCAGCCCCCATATCGCCAATCTGGAACTGTGGCACCGTTCAGGGCACACCGGGTTCTACAAAGAAAATATGTACCATCCGATGAGCGTCGATGAGGCCCAGTACCAGATTAAGCCGATGAATTGTCCGTTCCATATCATGATGTACAAATCGCGCCGCTGGAGTTACCGGGAACTGCCGCTTCGCTGGGCCGAACTGGGGACCGTCTATCGCTATGAAATGCCGGGTGTCCTGCACGGGCTGATGCGGGTGCGGGGATTCACCCAGGACGATGCGCATCATTTTGTCGCCCCGGATCGAATGGAAGAGGAACTGGTCTGGCTCATTAAATTCTGTTTCCATATTCTTGACCCCTTCTGTTTCAAGGACTATGATATTTACCTTTCGACCCGTCCGGACGATGCCATCGGCGAACCGTCGGAATGGGAACGGGCGGAAAACGGCCTCCGCCGGGCTCTTGAGACCCTTAAATTGACCTACAAGACCGATGTCGGCGGAGGAGCCTTCTATGGGCCCAAAATCGATATCAAGATTAAGGATGCCTTAGGGCGGAGCTGGCAATGCTCGACTATTCAGTTCGACTTCAATCTCCCGGAACGGTTCGATTTGACTTTTGCCGACAAAGACGGACAATTGCGCCGTCCTTATATGATCCATCGGGCCCTTCTGGGCTCGCTGGAGAGATTTTTCGGGGTCCTGATTGAGCATTACGGCGGGAATTTCCCGCTCTGGCTGGCGCCGGTTCAGGTGCGGGTGCTTCCTATCACCGATGATTTCAACGGGTATGCGGGCGAAATCGTGGAACGTTTGAAGGGCCGGGATATCAGGGCCGAATTGGACAGCCGCTCGGAGAAAATCGGGCACAAAATTCGTGAATCGGAGTTGCAGAAAGTGCCTTATATGTTTATAATAGGGGCCAAGGAAAAAGAATCCGGTTCGGCGGCGGTGCGACTTCACGGCAAAGGCGATAAGGGCTCGTTTAAGATAGATGAATTGATTGACTTGCTCCGGGCGGAAATTGACGAAAAAGCGATTGAGTCCAAACTAGAATAAGGGAGGAAGATATAGTTCAGAAAGGAATTCGGGTCAACGAGCAGATATCAATCTCACCGGTGAGATTGATAGGCGTCAATGGCGAGCAGGTCGGTATTATCCCGATCCGCGAGGCGTTGATTCGGGCGCGTGAAGCCGGGCTGGATCTGGTGGAAGTATCACCGACCAGCCGCCCGCCGGTTTGCCGAATCATGGACTTCGGCAAATATAAATACGAATTGGCCAAGAAAGCCAAGTTGGCCCGCAAGAAGCAGCATGTAGTACAACTTAAGGAGATGCGTTATCGTCCCAAGATCGATGACCATGATTTTCAGTTCAAGACCAAGCATATCAGGGAATTTTTGATGCAGGGAAGCAAGGTCAAGGCCTATGTGATGTTCAGCGGCCGGGAAATGGCGCATACGGAATACGGATACAAACTCCTCGAGCGCGTTGCTCAGGACCTTAATGATATAAGCACGGTTGAACAGACGGCCCGCCTGGAGGGAAGGAATCTTTCGATGATTCTCAATCCCAAACCGACGGCCATGAAAGCGAAACCAAAGAGGACAGAAAATGCCCAAGATAAAAACCAACCGGTCGGCAGCCAAGCGGTTCAAGAAGACGGCGACCGGCAAGATTAAGAAGAAAAAAGCGTTTCACACGCATATCTTGACGAAAAAAACGACCAAGAGAAAACGGCAGCTCCGCAAGGCCGATTATGTCAGCAAGGCGGACCATAAACGTATAAAGAAACTGATTCCGTACTGAGACGATCACGGGATGCTTTCAGGAGAATGAATTATGCCACGCGCGAAGAATAATGTCGCTGCTCATAAGAGGCACAAAAAAGTATTAAAACGCGCCCGGGGAAATTTCGGGGCGCGCGGCAATAAATACCGCACCGCAGTGGAGACTGTCCATAAAGGGATGGCTTATGCCACCCGCGATCGCCGCGTTAAAAAACGCACTTATCGCAACCTATGGATCGCCCGGATTTCGGCGGCTACCAAAATGTGTGGAATGAATTATTCCACTTTCATAAACGGATTGAAAAAAGCCGGTGTCGGGCTGGATCGCAAGGCCCTGGCCGATATCGCTGCCCGCGATTTCGCCACGTTCGGCCGTCTGGCTGAGATGGCGAAAAACCATTAGTCCCGGAAGTTCCTATGTCCGGGACCGCGCAGGTTGAACAAATCCTGGCCGAAGCCCTTGCCGCGGTCGAGACCGCATCCTCGCTTGCCGATTTAGAGGCCATCGAAATCAAATATCTCGCTCGCAAGGGCCTTATTCCGTCTATTTTAAAATCTTTGAAAGACCTTCCTCTGGAAGAAAGAAAAGCGGTCGGGGCCGCCGGTAACGACGCCCGTATCAAACTTGAAGAGGCGATCGCCTCCGCCAAGAATAAATTTCAAGAAGCCCGGCCGATATCGACCTTTGATCCGACCCTGCCCGGCATTGCCAGGCGCATCGGGGCAAGGCATCTGGTCAATCAGGTCATCGATGACATCTGCGAATCTTTTCATGGAATGGGTTTCACGATTGCCCGGGGTCCCGATATTGAGACCGATTATTATAATTTTGAGGCCCTAAACTTCCCTCCCGATCATCCCGCCCGCGACATGCAGGATACTTTTTACCTCGAAAACGGGCTCCTTCTCCGCACTCATACCACTCCGGTGCAGGTGCGGGAGTTGGAGAGATCGAAACCGCCGGTAAAAATCATTACACCCGGACGGACCTATCGCAACGAGGCCATTTCGACCCGCTCTTATTGCGTCTTCCATCAGGTCGATGGCTTTCTGGTCGACGAAGGGGTCACCATGGCCGACCTCAAAGGGGTGCTGGTTGCCTTCTGCCGTGATTTCTACGGCGAGGGCCTGAAACTCCGCTTCCGGCCGAGTTTCTTTCCCTTCACGGAACCGTCGGCGGAAGTCGATATTTCCTGTTTTCTCTGCGGCGGCAAAGGGTGCCAACTGTGCAAATACGAAGGGTGGCTGGAAATTTTGGGGTGCGGGATGATCGATCCCAATGTCCTGAAGAATGTCGGCTATGATTCGGAAAAGTACACCGGGTATGCCTTCGGCATCGGTGTCGAAAGAACCGCCATGCTGAAATACCGCATCAATGATATCCGGCTGTTTTACGAAAACGATATTCGTTTCATAAGGCAATTTAAATAATGCAACTACCCTATGGTTGGCTGAAGG comes from the Candidatus Zixiibacteriota bacterium genome and includes:
- a CDS encoding exported hypothetical protein (Evidence 5 : Unknown function), translated to MIKSIFWVPFCLLLLTSSLMAQEVVISDFPTGVGGSVKTELFKPYLPQIKAIADTLHKYPLARAIVTGGADGTKYRQNNDALNPGLALGRAHVLRNLLITEFRVDSTQIIIQSTDDKFEGEQYRFAGIRIDRTMESFDSRLADLEKRPPLEKHIVEIPESTVTFVENFGLRLGGGLSSSPFGAIPLVTGSLTWRRIIFVEALVGHTFWKSTFSVAGSDLSTRRRLAGADVIVYPFDRLPLGFVGGWVRIEEISQLYYQYVRMSEGPLFGLRYTPVEFLSLTGCYNPSRHRLAGNEFSHTDNDQFMLSIMAHKTFGGER
- a CDS encoding hypothetical protein (Evidence 5 : Unknown function) — protein: MRLDVRRRRQKGTQNIDLIISPPDTIAGLPEAVLHVAGKAYSNFLASSILGRIDQDTSNIKMNH
- the sudB gene encoding Sulfide dehydrogenase subunit beta, translated to MFKILDKRELCEKIHQFRIEAPHVVRKARAGQFVILRKDEMGERVPMSIGGLDKERGILTVVIQEVGKTSASMNAMKTGDYFADVVGPLGIPSHVEKFGHCVCIGGGVGIPPIYPIAQTLRDAGNKVTTIIGARTEGLLIFRDELTSASDRLLISTDDGSFGTHGFVTTILKKMIDDGEKIDMVIAIGPVPMMKAVVNTTREPKIKTFVSLNPIMVDGTGMCGACRVTVGGKTKFACVDGPDFDGHEVNFEEMTKRMKMYVRYEKVSYERFLHEGCHLGEKINELQKKAD
- the ackA gene encoding Acetate kinase, translated to MNILVVNAGSSSIKYQFFNMDEEKTLARGMVSRIGMSGAILTHKPYDRKEVKVSGEILDHIAAIGYVITILLSTNHGVIKDKSEIHAVGHRVVHGGERFTESILIDKEVLSEIRNLIDIAPLHNPHNIRGIQACEKTLPGIPQVAVFDTAFHHQMPAMAYVYGIPYVMYKNYGIRRYGFHGTSHSYVSHRAAEIIGKPIDKLKIVTCHLGNGASIAAVDRGVSVDTSMGFTPLEGLLMGTRSGDIDPAIPLWIMGREELSLNEANTLLNKHSGLIGISGVSSDMREIIDAAGKGNDNARLALDIYCYRLRKYIGAYAAAMGGIDAIVFTAGVGENSPVVRQLTCKGLEFLGVELDDSRNQAAVSKDMIISTDSAKLKVLAIPTNEELVIARDTKEIVEKIGQK
- the sudA gene encoding Sulfide dehydrogenase subunit alpha codes for the protein MTEENKNQPLDKKDRVKIPRQKMPEQDPKARIKNFREVPHGLTPELAITEARRCLACPKPLCMNGCPVEVDIPGFIKLVTEGKFSQAAKVIKKTNALPAICGRVCPQEEQCEKVCVMTKKYGAIAVGNLERFVADYEREHGDIEVPEMPPATGKKIAVVGAGPAGLTVAADMALLGHKVVIYEALHKPGGVLIYGIPEFRLPKAIVKSEVEYLQKMGVDVHTSFVIGKLDTVDELFEQGFDAIFIGTGAGLPNFMKIEGENLNGVYSSNEFLTRSNLMAAYDFPNHDTPIFVGENVAVLGGGNTAMDSVRTSLRLGAKNAYIVYRRSRTEMPARKEEIHHAEQEGVQFMFLTNPVKYIGDENGWVKAMECVKMELGEPDASGRRRPVEIPGSNFVLPVDTVVVAVGNSSNPLIPQTTPGLKTNKWGNIEVDPNTQMTSRPGVFAGGDIVTGGATVILAAGAGKVAARAMHKYVMGIPFDQPAPAGEKAATKAAG
- a CDS encoding hypothetical protein (Evidence 5 : Unknown function) translates to MIFDRGGISAVRSRHNNIDVTTPAVRRKTDAGVMHFAFVPITAFYVVFINNSGIMSNGRHIPE
- a CDS encoding hypothetical protein (Evidence 5 : Unknown function) gives rise to the protein MQSQHSRKAFLAKEMTADLGDSPNGGRGERYNHPAVKAIWYGISRPGGRLIFCLT
- the hbd gene encoding 3-hydroxybutyryl-CoA dehydrogenase, coding for MPANRIIIIGAGVMGQGLAEAIATTGTEVILLDRTIKLAKYGLEKIDDSLDHAITRWALTQSDKKAILARITPHGDMEIVKEAALVIEAIPEDLEMKSDMLKKLDTLCPEDTIFVTNTATISISELANATNRPDRVIGMHFLNPVPKIPLVEVVRGLKTSDSTYQKAREFADLLGKTPILVYEYPGYVTTRIIVPLLNEAMHVLMEGVSSADDIDTAMKLGYGFNVGPLALADMMGLDVVMSWMENLLQELSEHKYNPCPLLRKMVRAGHLGVKTGEGFFKYDKEGNRIPCDKTTSGTWRIKK
- a CDS encoding exported hypothetical protein (Evidence 5 : Unknown function); translation: MKRIIIFLAFAVLVLALQFIANCSDPMDNINSRNLTPVNPGTDTIIYYDTVIVIDSTNHTDTLIIVDTINHIDTLIITDTTNQTDTLIIVDTTFHVDTVFVHDTTGHVDTVIIVEPGPDGPLTLCSRLACNQKEIIWMFRNDAGSYRLEFTAAIESDQPPQKLVVDIDGQKVTWDLSKKLELDLDQALGANAIIDISSTNPHALGHSINICLTMTKL
- a CDS encoding hypothetical protein (Evidence 5 : Unknown function) is translated as MSIMQIRKLTIDDSSAFRELRIEMCGKHPEAFGQTPDEVAEMADEKFAEWMTPKETFPENFVLGAFDGDRLLGSVAFRREDSIKEKHRGWIWSVYTRPEARGRGISRQLMLKLIEEARRMEGLEILNLVVALTQTGARTLYTSLGFFTTGLILHEYKLPDGRYIDHEEMMMWL